In one Pseudomonas fitomaticsae genomic region, the following are encoded:
- a CDS encoding YcfL family protein, translated as MRFKLIAVAALALLASGCATPPPPEPGSAASKVVAMGPQKHIVVGAMRVARENGFMTVNVQLSNTLNSNKTFYYRFAWLGAEGFPIAEEEVWKSQMMYGAQTSFIQGIAPTPKAVDFRLELKTP; from the coding sequence ATGCGCTTCAAACTCATCGCCGTCGCCGCCCTCGCCCTTTTGGCGAGCGGCTGCGCCACCCCGCCACCACCTGAGCCGGGCAGCGCCGCGAGCAAGGTCGTGGCCATGGGCCCGCAGAAACACATCGTGGTCGGCGCGATGCGCGTGGCCCGCGAAAACGGTTTCATGACCGTCAACGTGCAGTTGAGCAACACGCTCAACAGCAACAAGACGTTCTACTACCGCTTCGCCTGGCTCGGCGCGGAAGGTTTCCCGATCGCCGAAGAAGAAGTCTGGAAGAGCCAGATGATGTACGGCGCCCAGACCAGCTTCATCCAGGGCATCGCCCCGACGCCGAAAGCCGTGGATTTCCGTCTGGAACTCAAGACGCCTTAA
- the lpoB gene encoding penicillin-binding protein activator LpoB, with the protein MFARFSFIAVLALLASGCANTSPTLGSKNISYGDTKAVETVTNEFGSTDLQMIAESMTRSLAQSGILQGRPVVQVYDVKNKTSEYIDTREITTSIKTQLMKSGTARFASDNTAMQSQVDQLKLQNQSGLYKKSTVAKTGNMIAAKYRLEGSISSIVKRSSDYKDVFYKFSLQLIDVESGLAEWMDEKEIRKTTER; encoded by the coding sequence ATGTTTGCACGCTTTTCCTTCATCGCCGTCCTCGCCCTGCTGGCCTCCGGTTGCGCCAACACTTCGCCGACCCTGGGCAGCAAGAACATCAGCTACGGCGACACCAAGGCCGTTGAAACCGTGACCAACGAGTTCGGTTCGACCGACCTGCAGATGATCGCCGAGTCGATGACCCGTTCCCTGGCCCAGTCCGGCATTCTGCAGGGTCGTCCTGTGGTGCAGGTCTACGACGTGAAGAACAAAACCAGCGAATACATCGACACCCGCGAAATCACCACCAGCATCAAGACCCAGCTGATGAAGTCCGGCACCGCCCGTTTCGCCAGCGACAACACCGCGATGCAGAGCCAGGTCGACCAGCTCAAGCTGCAAAACCAGAGCGGCCTGTACAAGAAGAGCACCGTGGCCAAGACCGGCAACATGATCGCCGCAAAATACCGTCTTGAAGGTTCGATCAGCTCGATCGTCAAGCGCAGCAGCGACTACAAGGACGTCTTCTACAAATTCAGCCTGCAACTGATCGACGTTGAAAGCGGTCTGGCCGAGTGGATGGACGAGAAAGAGATCCGCAAAACCACGGAGCGTTAA
- a CDS encoding penicillin-binding protein activator LpoB, with the protein MRTWIGMMALACAFSVQAAPKVAVTDLAYQERVEQYIHIVSAQSNYREGYYSASGSSSYNELEATTSYIEQTELRKFTGDIKGEILRTGMFQLVQGTPYTASSKGDVYDVIKRIKAGNFKGADYVLFGTVSDIDFTQDVNELANTDSYSAVLGLTLVADFSLINTKTYEITSAFTAMGEAQDTKLVNHRDIKISLNRPRVVRDVSKALGEDVAGQLSMQLGGGGYEQPREPQQRNNLPRDTAPVILR; encoded by the coding sequence ATGCGCACATGGATTGGCATGATGGCCCTGGCTTGCGCGTTCAGCGTGCAGGCGGCCCCGAAAGTCGCGGTGACGGATCTGGCGTACCAGGAGCGTGTGGAGCAATACATCCACATCGTTTCGGCCCAGAGCAATTACCGCGAGGGTTATTACAGCGCCAGTGGGTCGTCGAGCTATAACGAGCTCGAAGCCACCACCAGCTACATCGAACAGACCGAACTGCGCAAGTTCACCGGTGACATCAAGGGTGAAATCCTGCGTACCGGCATGTTCCAGCTGGTGCAGGGCACGCCGTACACCGCGTCCTCCAAGGGTGACGTCTATGACGTGATCAAGCGGATCAAGGCCGGCAACTTCAAGGGTGCCGACTACGTGCTGTTCGGCACCGTGTCGGACATCGACTTCACCCAGGACGTGAACGAGCTGGCGAACACCGACAGCTATTCCGCCGTGCTGGGCCTGACGCTGGTGGCTGACTTCAGCCTGATCAACACCAAGACCTACGAAATCACCTCGGCCTTTACGGCGATGGGTGAGGCGCAGGACACCAAACTGGTGAACCACCGCGACATCAAGATCTCGCTCAATCGCCCACGGGTGGTGCGTGACGTCTCGAAGGCGCTGGGCGAAGACGTGGCCGGACAGCTGAGCATGCAGCTCGGCGGTGGCGGTTACGAGCAGCCGCGTGAACCGCAGCAGCGCAACAATCTGCCCCGTGATACAGCACCGGTAATTCTGCGCTGA
- a CDS encoding LysE family transporter, with protein sequence MELQTWLAFFAACWVISLSPGAGAIASMSSGLQYGFWRGYWNALGLQIGLAVQIAIVGAGVGAILTASATAFHAIKWFGVAYLVYLAIKQWRALPMDMSDDAAVRPIGKPLALVFRGFLVNISNPKALVFMLAVLPQFINPHAPLLIQYVVIGVTMIAVDLIVMAGYTGLASKVLRLLRTPTQQKRMNRTFAGLFIGAAAFMATLRKAAA encoded by the coding sequence ATGGAGCTTCAAACATGGCTGGCGTTTTTTGCCGCCTGCTGGGTGATCAGTCTTTCTCCGGGTGCCGGCGCCATTGCGTCGATGTCCAGTGGCCTGCAATACGGTTTCTGGCGCGGTTACTGGAATGCCCTGGGCCTGCAGATCGGCCTGGCTGTGCAGATTGCCATCGTCGGCGCCGGTGTCGGCGCGATCCTCACCGCGTCGGCCACCGCGTTCCATGCGATCAAATGGTTCGGTGTCGCCTACCTGGTTTATCTCGCGATCAAACAATGGCGCGCACTGCCGATGGACATGAGTGACGACGCGGCGGTCCGGCCGATCGGCAAACCGCTGGCTCTGGTGTTCCGTGGCTTTCTGGTGAACATCAGCAACCCCAAGGCCCTGGTGTTCATGCTGGCGGTGCTGCCGCAATTCATCAATCCGCATGCGCCGCTGCTGATCCAGTACGTGGTGATCGGCGTGACCATGATCGCGGTCGACCTGATCGTCATGGCCGGCTACACCGGTCTGGCGTCGAAGGTGTTGCGCCTGTTGCGTACACCGACCCAGCAGAAACGCATGAACCGCACGTTTGCCGGGCTGTTCATTGGCGCCGCGGCGTTCATGGCGACGTTGCGCAAAGCCGCCGCGTAA
- a CDS encoding mechanosensitive ion channel family protein: MEAFKLPLPAMWVEPIWLGVQILLILLAGYFAQRVVARFLTRLGEKYPFPPQLLMPLRGGLRWLIMGSALIFVLERLGVSATVLWTALSGFVAVAAVAFFAMWSVLSNLLCAILIFTVGPFRLGDVVELVDTTDKPGVKGRVVAINLLYTTLIEAEELGTGSAMVQVPNSLFFQRSVRRWRGTDVFPSSGFEK, translated from the coding sequence ATGGAAGCCTTCAAACTTCCATTGCCGGCGATGTGGGTCGAGCCGATCTGGCTCGGCGTGCAGATTCTGCTGATCCTGTTGGCCGGTTACTTCGCCCAGCGCGTTGTCGCCCGCTTCCTGACCCGCCTGGGCGAGAAGTATCCGTTTCCGCCGCAACTGCTGATGCCGCTGCGCGGCGGTCTGCGCTGGCTGATCATGGGCAGCGCGCTGATCTTCGTGCTGGAACGCCTCGGGGTGTCGGCCACGGTGCTCTGGACTGCGTTGTCGGGTTTCGTCGCAGTGGCGGCGGTGGCGTTCTTCGCCATGTGGAGCGTGCTGTCGAACCTGCTCTGCGCGATTCTGATCTTTACCGTCGGCCCGTTTCGACTCGGCGATGTGGTCGAACTGGTCGACACCACCGACAAGCCCGGCGTCAAAGGCCGGGTGGTGGCGATCAATCTGCTCTACACCACGCTGATCGAAGCCGAAGAACTCGGCACCGGCAGCGCCATGGTACAAGTGCCCAACAGCCTGTTCTTCCAGCGTTCGGTGCGCCGCTGGCGCGGCACGGATGTCTTCCCTTCCAGCGGTTTCGAAAAGTGA
- a CDS encoding ATP-binding cassette domain-containing protein, whose translation MIRLQNLTLQRGPQRLLEDAELTLHAGHKAGLIGANGAGKSSLFALLRGELHPDSGDCLLPADWRIAHMRQEVDTLERLAVDYVLDGDLRLREVQRELAAAEEAHDGTALARLHAELDSADGYTADARARKLLAGLGFTNEQMDRQVGDFSGGWRMRLNLAQALMCPSDLLLLDEPTNHLDLDAIIWLEEWLKSYPGTLLLISHDRDFLDEVVDHVAHVDQRKLTLYRGGYTAFERARAERLAQQQQAYEKQQAQRAHMESYIARFKAQATKARQAQSRIKALERMEELSAAHVDSPFDFVFRESTKISSPLIDLSDARLGYGEKTVLEKVKLQLTPGARIGLLGPNGAGKSTLIKNLAGELEPLAGRMTRGENTVVGYFAQHQLDSLDAKASPLLHLQRLAPTEREQTLRDFLGGFDFRGARIDEPVLNFSGGEKARLALALIAWERPNLLLLDEPTNHLDLEMRLALTMALQEFSGAVLVVSHDRHLLKSTTDNFFLVADGKVEEFDGDLEDYARWLVEYRQRNAPVSNTPVNPDKTDKKAQRQAAAALRQQLAPHKREADKLEAELGKLHEKLAKVDASLGDSDIYEPARKNELRDLLAEQAKLKVREGELEEAWMEALETLESMQAELEALS comes from the coding sequence ATGATCCGACTTCAGAACCTGACTTTACAGCGTGGCCCGCAACGTCTGCTAGAAGACGCCGAGCTGACCCTGCACGCCGGCCACAAAGCCGGCCTCATCGGTGCCAACGGCGCCGGCAAATCCAGCCTGTTCGCCTTGCTCCGCGGTGAGTTGCACCCGGATTCCGGCGACTGCCTGTTGCCGGCCGACTGGCGTATCGCCCACATGCGCCAGGAGGTCGATACGCTCGAACGCCTGGCGGTCGACTATGTGCTCGACGGTGACCTGCGCCTGCGCGAAGTGCAGCGTGAGCTCGCGGCAGCCGAAGAGGCCCACGACGGCACCGCGCTGGCCCGCCTGCACGCCGAACTCGACAGCGCCGACGGCTACACCGCCGATGCGCGGGCGCGCAAGTTGCTCGCCGGCCTCGGTTTCACCAACGAGCAGATGGATCGTCAGGTAGGAGATTTCTCCGGTGGCTGGCGGATGCGTCTGAACCTTGCTCAGGCTTTGATGTGCCCATCAGACCTGTTGCTGCTCGACGAACCGACCAACCACCTGGACCTCGACGCCATCATCTGGCTCGAAGAGTGGCTGAAAAGTTACCCCGGCACCTTGCTGCTGATTTCCCACGACCGGGATTTCCTCGATGAAGTGGTCGATCACGTGGCCCACGTCGATCAGCGCAAGCTGACGCTCTACCGCGGCGGCTACACCGCGTTCGAACGCGCCCGTGCCGAACGTCTGGCCCAGCAGCAACAGGCCTACGAGAAGCAGCAGGCACAGCGTGCGCACATGGAAAGCTACATCGCCCGGTTCAAGGCCCAGGCCACCAAGGCTCGTCAGGCCCAGAGCCGGATCAAGGCCCTCGAGCGCATGGAAGAACTGTCGGCGGCTCATGTCGATTCGCCGTTCGACTTCGTGTTCCGCGAGTCGACCAAGATCTCCAGCCCGCTGATCGATCTGTCCGATGCGCGTCTGGGTTATGGCGAGAAAACCGTGCTGGAGAAGGTCAAGCTGCAACTGACTCCCGGCGCGCGGATCGGCTTGCTCGGCCCGAATGGTGCGGGTAAATCGACCCTGATCAAGAACCTCGCCGGCGAACTCGAACCGCTGGCCGGGCGCATGACTCGCGGCGAGAACACCGTGGTCGGCTACTTTGCCCAGCATCAGCTCGACTCTCTGGACGCCAAGGCCAGCCCGTTGCTGCACTTGCAGCGTCTGGCACCGACCGAGCGCGAGCAGACCCTGCGCGATTTCCTCGGTGGTTTCGACTTCCGTGGCGCGCGGATCGACGAGCCGGTGCTGAATTTCTCCGGTGGCGAAAAGGCCCGTCTGGCTCTGGCGCTGATCGCCTGGGAACGGCCGAACCTGTTGCTGCTCGACGAACCGACCAACCACCTCGATCTGGAAATGCGCCTGGCGCTGACCATGGCGTTGCAGGAATTCAGCGGCGCGGTGCTGGTGGTTTCCCACGATCGGCATTTGCTCAAGAGCACCACCGACAACTTCTTCCTGGTCGCAGACGGCAAGGTCGAGGAGTTCGATGGCGACCTCGAGGATTACGCCCGTTGGCTGGTCGAGTACCGTCAGCGCAACGCCCCGGTCAGCAACACGCCGGTCAATCCGGACAAGACCGACAAGAAGGCCCAGCGCCAGGCTGCCGCTGCGTTGCGTCAGCAACTGGCGCCGCACAAGCGCGAGGCCGACAAGCTCGAAGCCGAGCTCGGCAAGCTGCACGAAAAGCTGGCGAAGGTCGATGCCAGTCTTGGCGACAGCGACATCTACGAGCCGGCACGCAAGAACGAATTGCGTGACCTGCTGGCCGAACAGGCCAAGCTGAAAGTCCGCGAAGGCGAACTTGAAGAAGCGTGGATGGAAGCTCTGGAAACGCTGGAAAGCATGCAGGCGGAGCTGGAGGCGCTGTCCTGA
- a CDS encoding TIGR02444 family protein, whose protein sequence is MSSDLWSFALAVYARPGVEDACLRLQSAGASVCLMLCGLWLEQRDVTCDEARARQLLELTEPWDREVVQPLRTLRMQWKTLADTDPVLKGMREQIKGLELEAERALLSRLEGAAQGWKRHSKESSDWLQVLAGPAANLNRDALQVLRVAATDA, encoded by the coding sequence ATGTCCTCTGACCTGTGGAGCTTTGCCCTTGCCGTCTACGCCCGTCCCGGCGTGGAGGATGCCTGCCTGCGCCTGCAATCGGCGGGGGCCAGCGTGTGCCTGATGCTGTGCGGTTTATGGCTGGAACAACGCGATGTGACCTGTGACGAGGCGCGTGCGCGACAGCTTCTGGAACTGACAGAGCCCTGGGATCGGGAAGTGGTCCAGCCGTTGCGCACATTGCGCATGCAGTGGAAAACCCTGGCCGACACCGATCCGGTGCTCAAGGGGATGCGCGAGCAGATCAAGGGACTGGAGCTGGAGGCGGAACGTGCGCTGCTGTCGCGACTTGAAGGCGCCGCGCAAGGCTGGAAGCGTCATTCGAAGGAATCGAGTGACTGGCTGCAAGTGCTGGCCGGCCCTGCGGCCAACCTGAACCGCGACGCGCTGCAAGTGCTGCGCGTCGCGGCGACCGACGCTTAG
- a CDS encoding AlgP family protein, translated as MSATKKPVNTPLHLLQQLSGSLLEHLENACSQALADAEKLLAKLEKQRGKAQEKLHKSRTKLQDAAAAGKAKAQTKAKAAVKELEDLLDALKDRQSDTRSYILQLKRDAQESLKLAQGVGRVQEAVGKALSLRSAKPAAAPAKKAAAKPAAKAPAKSPAKAPVKAAAKPAAKKPAAASAAKPAAKTTAAKPAAAKPAAAKPAAKPAAKTAAAKAAPARTAAAKPAAKAAAKPAAKPAVKAAAKPAAKTAAAKPAAKTAAKPIAAKPAAKAAAKPAAKPAVKAAAKPAAKPAAKPAAAAKPATTAAKPATAAKPAAKPAAKPAAKPAVKKPAAAKPAAAKPAAKPAAAKPATAPAAKPAAPAAPAPTAAPAAAAPTSTTATTPSSAPVSSVASNPSSAS; from the coding sequence ATGTCGGCCACCAAGAAGCCTGTAAACACTCCGTTGCATTTACTCCAACAACTCTCGGGCAGCTTGCTCGAGCATCTGGAAAACGCTTGCTCCCAAGCCTTGGCTGATGCTGAAAAACTGCTCGCCAAACTGGAAAAGCAACGCGGCAAGGCGCAAGAAAAACTGCACAAATCCCGCACCAAATTGCAGGACGCAGCAGCAGCCGGTAAAGCCAAGGCGCAGACCAAGGCCAAGGCTGCCGTGAAGGAACTCGAAGACCTGCTCGATGCGCTGAAGGATCGTCAGTCCGATACCCGCAGCTACATTCTGCAACTCAAGCGCGATGCCCAGGAAAGCCTGAAACTGGCCCAGGGTGTCGGTCGTGTTCAAGAAGCCGTCGGCAAGGCGTTGTCCCTGCGTTCGGCCAAACCGGCAGCGGCGCCTGCGAAAAAAGCGGCTGCGAAACCTGCTGCAAAAGCACCGGCCAAATCGCCTGCTAAAGCGCCAGTGAAAGCCGCTGCAAAACCAGCCGCGAAGAAACCCGCAGCCGCCAGCGCTGCCAAACCTGCGGCTAAAACCACAGCGGCCAAACCGGCTGCCGCCAAGCCGGCTGCTGCAAAACCAGCCGCCAAACCTGCGGCGAAAACCGCTGCTGCGAAAGCGGCTCCGGCAAGAACTGCCGCTGCGAAACCTGCTGCCAAAGCAGCCGCCAAACCGGCAGCAAAACCAGCCGTGAAAGCCGCCGCTAAACCAGCCGCCAAAACTGCTGCTGCCAAGCCTGCAGCGAAAACCGCTGCCAAGCCGATTGCTGCCAAACCTGCAGCCAAAGCGGCGGCGAAACCAGCGGCCAAGCCTGCGGTAAAAGCTGCGGCCAAACCTGCTGCAAAACCAGCGGCCAAACCGGCTGCTGCAGCGAAGCCTGCAACGACCGCAGCCAAGCCAGCGACGGCTGCTAAACCGGCCGCCAAGCCAGCAGCGAAACCTGCTGCAAAACCTGCGGTGAAAAAGCCTGCCGCTGCCAAGCCGGCTGCCGCCAAGCCAGCAGCAAAACCAGCTGCAGCAAAACCGGCCACTGCACCTGCTGCCAAACCTGCCGCACCGGCAGCTCCGGCTCCGACCGCAGCACCGGCCGCCGCCGCCCCTACCTCGACCACCGCAACCACGCCATCGTCGGCGCCGGTGTCGAGCGTCGCCAGCAACCCGTCCAGCGCTTCCTAA
- a CDS encoding FKBP-type peptidyl-prolyl cis-trans isomerase, with protein MSRYLFLSLCMIFSVAQADEKTTANDAHDLAYSLGASLGERLRQEVPQLQIQALIEGLQQAYQGKPLALSEARIEQILADHESQTAEQAAMPSTEAAMENERRFLTAEKAKPGVKELADGILLTELAPGNGTKAGPDGKVQVLYIGRLPDGTVFDQNNQPQWFNLDSVIAGWRTALQNMPVGAKWRLVIPSDQAYGADGAGDLIAPFTPLVFEVELRGATS; from the coding sequence ATGTCGCGCTACCTTTTTTTATCCCTCTGCATGATTTTTTCCGTGGCTCAGGCCGACGAAAAAACCACCGCGAATGACGCCCACGATCTGGCTTACAGCCTTGGCGCCAGCCTCGGTGAACGGCTGCGCCAGGAAGTGCCGCAGCTACAGATCCAGGCATTGATCGAAGGCCTGCAACAGGCCTATCAAGGCAAGCCGCTGGCACTGAGCGAAGCACGCATCGAGCAGATCCTCGCCGATCACGAATCGCAGACAGCCGAGCAAGCGGCGATGCCTTCAACCGAAGCGGCGATGGAAAACGAGCGACGTTTTCTCACCGCCGAAAAAGCCAAACCGGGTGTGAAGGAGTTGGCCGACGGCATCCTGTTGACCGAGCTGGCGCCGGGGAATGGCACGAAGGCCGGCCCGGATGGAAAAGTGCAGGTGCTGTATATCGGCCGACTGCCGGATGGCACCGTGTTCGATCAGAACAATCAGCCGCAGTGGTTCAATCTCGACAGCGTGATCGCCGGATGGCGCACCGCGTTGCAGAACATGCCGGTCGGCGCGAAGTGGCGTCTGGTGATTCCATCGGATCAGGCGTACGGCGCTGACGGAGCCGGCGACCTGATCGCGCCGTTTACACCGCTGGTGTTCGAAGTGGAATTGCGCGGCGCGACCAGCTGA
- a CDS encoding Rsd/AlgQ family anti-sigma factor, translated as MLESCQNAQERWGGVHLLIDRWLQEREELIAAYDKLGAKPQALSEDRKPLQEFCGVLVDYVSAGHFEIYEQLTGEAKAFNDKRGLELAETIYPRIDVITEKLLAFNDLCDEGKCVAEKFKELGGLLHERFELEDCLIEVLHTAHKEEDSVQA; from the coding sequence ATGCTCGAAAGTTGTCAGAATGCTCAGGAACGTTGGGGTGGAGTTCATCTGCTGATCGACCGCTGGCTGCAGGAGCGTGAGGAGTTGATCGCTGCCTATGACAAGCTGGGCGCCAAACCCCAGGCGCTGTCCGAGGATCGAAAGCCCTTGCAGGAATTCTGCGGCGTGCTGGTCGATTACGTCTCGGCCGGGCACTTCGAGATCTATGAACAGCTGACGGGCGAGGCCAAGGCTTTCAACGACAAGCGTGGTCTGGAACTGGCCGAGACGATCTACCCGCGCATCGATGTCATCACCGAAAAACTGCTCGCCTTCAACGACCTTTGTGATGAAGGCAAATGCGTTGCGGAGAAATTCAAGGAACTGGGCGGCCTGCTCCACGAGCGCTTCGAACTGGAAGACTGCCTGATCGAAGTGCTGCATACCGCACACAAGGAAGAGGATTCGGTTCAGGCCTGA